One stretch of Ananas comosus cultivar F153 linkage group 6, ASM154086v1, whole genome shotgun sequence DNA includes these proteins:
- the LOC109711379 gene encoding pathogenesis-related protein PR-1-like, producing MASSTARLFLLALAVLVSSDAARSSPNGSGGRGQVRGLARQFLQLHNAARLAVGVPPVSWDRRLAGYARWYANQRRGDCLLVHSKGPYGENLFWGSGVGWSPAQIVGAWTAERSSYDYSSNSCRGVCGHWTQIVWKDTARVGCAVVVCSGGRGGTFAICSYDPPGNYVGMRPY from the coding sequence ATGGCTTCTTCCACCGCCCGTCTCTTCCTCCTCGCACTCGCCGTACTCGTCTCCTCCGACGCTGCGCGTTCGTCTCCGAACGGCAGCGGCGGTCGAGGACAAGTACGAGGCCTGGCGAGGCAGTTCCTGCAGCTGCACAACGCGGCGCGGCTTGCGGTGGGCGTGCCGCCGGTGTCGTGGGACAGACGGCTGGCCGGGTACGCGCGGTGGTACGCGAACCAGCGGCGCGGGGACTGCCTGCTGGTGCACTCCAAGGGGCCCTACGGCGAGAACCTCTTCTGGGGGAGCGGCGTCGGCTGGAGCCCCGCGCAGATCGTCGGCGCCTGGACCGCCGAGCGCAGCTCCTACGACTACTCCTCCAACTCCTGCCGCGGCGTCTGCGGCCACTGGACGCAGATCGTCTGGAAGGACACCGCGCGCGTCGGCTGCGCCGTCGTCGTCTGCtccggcggccgcggcggcacCTTCGCCATCTGCAGCTACGACCCCCCCGGAAACTACGTCGGCATGCGCCCGTACTAG
- the LOC109711946 gene encoding pathogenesis-related protein PRB1-3-like: MITTLLFLLSLLTPHYSSPNPLLLHKPYIENSTIYNISRSLCMGCWAEPIKFLYAHNLVRAAHWELPLLWDPQLEARARWWAGERKGDCGPMHSFPEGQFVLGENVFVGSGPEWGPTDAVWAWAAEERDYTYESNTCAAGRVCGHYTQIVWRSTWRVGCARAVCDEGGVFMVCNYYPPGNYVGEKPY; the protein is encoded by the coding sequence tccTTACTAACACCCCACTACTCCTCTCCAAATCCACTCCTCTTGCACAAGCCTTACATCGAAAACAGTACCATCTACAACATTTCGAGGTCCCTCTGCATGGGCTGTTGGGCCGAGCCCATCAAATTCCTCTACGCCCACAACCTAGTCCGCGCGGCCCATTGGGAGCTTCCTTTATTGTGGGACCCACAGCTGGAGGCCCGTGCCCGGTGGTGGGCCGGGGAGAGGAAGGGGGATTGTGGGCCCATGCACTCGTTCCCCGAGGGCCAGTTCGTGCTCGGCGAGAACGTGTTCGTCGGCTCGGGCCCCGAGTGGGGGCCCACGGATGCGGTGTGGGCCTGGGCCGCGGAGGAGAGAGACTATACGTACGAGTCCAACACGTGCGCCGCCGGCCGGGTGTGTGGCCACTACACCCAGATCGTGTGGCGGAGCACGTGGCGGGTCGGGTGCGCACGTGCGGTGTGCGACGAGGGGGGCGTGTTTATGGTCTGTAACTATTATCCCCCCGGAAATTATGTTGGGGAAAAGccttattaa